The Dermacentor variabilis isolate Ectoservices chromosome 4, ASM5094787v1, whole genome shotgun sequence genome contains the following window.
aagtcaagcatgagctttgtattaagatacgtttctgaatacgggggttagtcatctacttctcacagaaaatgtcgaagaaacgcccaccaaaaccaggcacattcgtaaacttaaccaggcaatacgaagctccttagaaaaagagtggtattaaaagctttcagtatttttctttactccaaaatggttgcgctctcgtggcttcaatgcCCAGAGacagtgcagcgttagctaaaaagcatgaatttccgaactccatgccaaaataagcatgtaaaattatttaggtgctagaatccggggtttgtagcgatccttgaaaaccctttatttctaaaatgccattttcaaggcattgaaaaccctggaatttttagaagtactggaaagtccttaaatttgtacacttggctagacttagcagacattgccaagcgtttttttttcccttctgtgacactctcaCAGACAGAGAActgtctgtggaggtaatagaaggaaagcgacatccttaaagttgaaattacaaaggagctgcagataccagttttagacacatggaaccggcgacaaatgtacttggaggagcagaagccggaagctcaacagttgaggcattcaaagaaaagccgtgatgagtaaatcgaaagctacagacacaataaaaggaaattacaaatgactattgcttatttgatggtgaaaagctgaggcaacagatgacatcacatacactgtcaagccaaacagtattcaaaaactgcaaatgttgcaggtccaagtagttatttgtgctattgcagaaaaacttttgagcgctttcttgaaatgcttccttgagtgggtttagtgatgggcggtgaaaggcaaactAGCAGTCCTTCAAATGTTtcaaatcagtgaaatgcgatttgttttgttttcttttgtttgcattaaagttaacgttgttgaacaagttattgcctgaccaaactactaaaaaaatcgcacgaggtccttgaagttactgtgtcggggcctcgaaagttcttgaaaaccattgaattttttcttcaatattgctacgaacccaatagaacaactgtcatggagtaaaaaccttggctgaacagtggcttatacgaagagcacaggaagactagaaatgcagtagtaggcacggagagccctgaaaaaaatgtgcatctgctcgtctgccttatgtttctgcatcgACTGTCACGTTTTGATAGAAGTGTACttcctgttctactccaataaacgcaacattaccaactccagtgtggggcagtccttcagccagtgcagaactctttctgtacatccctgtcagctctgtcatttttccagcattgtagtacaagatttgttaaactggttccgcagaatatgagcagtatactcttaaattagctgtttatttgtatgcacgagttcaggtcctcagtttggttgcatgacaaattgccatacctaaatagatacaagaaacaattttattagagtaataaaatccaaacagtaataatcacattaatataatgacatacatttcttttggtacgtatacagcccatgtcttgccACTGTATAatttcaactatacatcgcaagtactgtgtcctgaccactattattcacatgtgtaaaaccatcacagcaattcttcaacaaatatcacaatgattagtgacatacactttgtaactgctttacatgagcataatgtatacaaatagtccctgtgtacctacacatgactagtgccacccgagtactattactcacaggtgtaaaaccaacaaagcagttctttaaaaatatcacagcgcttagtgacgtacatgctgtaactcccttgtaaaagcttaatacaaacacgtgagcacacagaaagctagcagtgggcctacatggaaatGCCACtacctcaatactaattcacaagtgtaaaaccaaccaagcagttctttaaagaatatcacaacgcttagtgacatacattttgtaactagcttatataagctttatacaaacatgagaacatacacaaagctatcggtgcacctacatagaagtaaggccatctgaacactattatttgcaagtgtaagctcaacagtacagttcgttatagtgacgcacattttgtaactgccttatacaagcttagtgcaagcacaagaatgcggaaaaaaattaaaaacttgctctatgaatacacaaacagatcaacacaaatggtaaacaccgctttgaagacacgtgactgTGACAAAGTGCAgggctgtgccggttgaaactgccatccacaaaagtattgagcaatgcttaaaccacacgcaataaagtgctaaaagactgcgtctctaacgtacctattttatttcaaatttcttgaatatagggctctcttgcagataaggcatctgatccaactgacctgattttacacctgctaaatgcatacaatgcactcagatataactggtaataataattataaaaggcatttaaaaacttgatagtatgatgaagatgcatgactagaaaagtttgTCCCCCTCGTACGTGTTGAAAAGGTgcaagtacgacacatgttctttttttccgcaatttttgcattaatgggtacccgggaacctcgaacccacaagaaaagcaggtactgctgtgttaatagtgttatgaataattatttgtgaaagctttttacagaaaagttgcagtctcgtttctggaggttgagctgtatcatgcaaaataacatggaaagtgacagtatggagcatgacactatgccataaGCATGCCATAAGCAagcatgacactatgccataatgttcatttcagttgactctcttgccctacaagtcactgctcactgtgaccagtgatggaacagcagtgtctgtgtgattttcatcacacttctgtcctatgccatccttaccagagttggcggcacatagatacccaaatttcaaaagtgttgctttctcaggtggttgtttttgatttgctcaatatcagtttgcacttcagctgcatcaaacttttttacctcttcaacaacatcaacaatcttatgacacctgtgttgtccttctggttgcctacaaagaccagttaatctagcaacaacactgacagtctctactatcttctaatggggaagaggtgtgtcccaccatatgttccacattgttgtcgctatgtgggctggctggggaggcaacaactgtgaggcaacaactgtaatatgtttgcatatcttaaagtgatgcttgtactgtgttataacatctaacttagtcttgcacttgctgcacaagaacactggctcacagtcatggtgaaaagcttttgtatgttgagcaaatgagttgtatgcactacaaaaaaagtcacagtgatagcacacatgttgctctaccaggcctggtgcggttccttctgacactgctgctgatgctgacacaccactgcttgcctcgtacactgttgcagctgcagtagacatggccgtctctgtatctattgctgccgtgtcacctgtcatggtaacttcaggtggtatcggtctcacttctgcaacagagatgtcgtttgccccttgagggctctcgtcatcagggccaataatttcgcaggcattgtctcctgcatcaaagaaacaataagaacagcctgaattaataaacatagctctaaaaagtacggacatgaaaacttaaccacaagctttgcacatcagtgaccaggcttaatgaataatacttgcaggaggagttacacaattgtgtgtgtacattacagttaagcctcattagaagagatactcaagaggcacgggaaacatgtgtctcgaaaccaaaaattttaaaacactgaggagccagactagatcactttattatgcatcatcactaaggtatgtttagatatatctgaaggaataattgctcagtgTGGCTTAaggggcccctaaaccacttcttgacatcttttgaacatttcaagtaaacacgtgcatcaaaatcagaatgccgccacaattgacgatgccaaacgccacagtgctatgcactgtgggagcaccacaatatgaagaaaacaacCCCGTGcacctctctggacctatcctgcaccccccagtttgtcctgacatcaccaggctgtctctgatgatggcaccagtttcaggtgctgtcgattggtcgaacgaaagtgtacgactgccggcaggcctgcaagcaaatacacactccctcttcctcgtcgtgttgctcgcgatgccattgtgggcagccaataggggcaaagaacagaaacgccaacggaagggtctccctatgaggctcttcaactagagtcaccatacagttccattgtattggtgaggtcattagcgccacccctcgcaggacgacgggcctgcacggcagcaacagagctcgttggtgatggcctgtcccgtaacatttggaggtgtactaggtgAGGAAAAGATGATACTGTCtagatggcgtgtaccagatgaaagagtaaagtGAGCGGTGACTacctacttttcgataatcaaacacatgTAGCTCCACTATTaatgcaccgtttcgaaaaattctcgtggctacgtgttcgttgccttaacatgtacaactgcaacaccgcaactaaatttcaacctcggtggtttaggggccctttaaagaagacattcacagctttttagtgactgtagattgtgttagcttccttcctaacttctggaagttaaacacttcactttgcaagccttgttgctcgcagtacctttgaggtgctcttagacgcttgtcagcttcaactgccgacactttctgccctgcactgtcctcgttgccctccttttctagttcatgcttaaagagacatgcgcaattgacttgtgtgaggattgcgtgatctttacgcccttcggagcacacaaggtgcatgaagtgaacGTGtgtgggttgtgtcccttcgaagtagtgaatacttaaaaagtcgttagtaacaaaggtgtctcttgtgtacagtgttgttaacgtaACAAACATCGGAAagccaaccaaaccattttcagatgtctcttacaacgaAGTGTaccttgtaatgagattctactgcactgaatatttttcatctatggatcatctgcatgtacatatagtcacaaagacatgtgtGGAATGGCAAATCAGgaaaagctcgtactcttactttttgtccctaactaagcagctgataacaatgataaaaaagcaggcaatgaggttagcatggaacataatccttcagctctaaacagttttttgggcccacatcattccctcatatgacataaggagacaacttgattgcagtaatggttgcatgtgatctgagttgattgaaacaaacaatacgtaaggttgacctgtatgtaattttatcagagtgctttttacatgtcctgctggcgattctggctgcacgatgtttctcatgctttttttttggcatgattcctttcttttccactccactattttttctggttttctccccttcccccttgcgtaaaatagcacacctgaagtatcaaatctgttgaattattgtgtgtatcaaacctgttaacatgcgggcttctctgtggtctgtattgtatttttgcgctgtacaagtcaattcaagatgaaagatggaatgtccctgcctttagtttaattgtatgtgtgtatatatatatattatgtctctctcatgttttgaactatatgtacattcaggagtgcctgcatgctcttctcccctgctccagtgacgaaaaggagagcctttttatgtaccatagtaagaCATTCACAGGTTTttgctgtgcccattacatcacttatcacatggatctgtcacaatacagattAGCAGTGgcccataatactagcccatcccaacataactataaatttgcacataccgacatgctgtaaaacagctgttgcaaagccgctggtgctggcaatttccgcaacactgcagtggtacagccgagtgccactTGTATAGTGACAAACgtatatgcatgttagcaactcagtagttgctgatggattcataagctttacactacacaataaagtaatctagacaactttgttggaacaaatacacataattaggacaccattttaacactaacacgattaattgcccccaatctctcactcactaagggataatactgcTGAAACaccggtggagagctcagattaacatagcccataaaggacaagctttctttgaggaaaacagctataacagcggttagttttcttgatcattgtatgtgctagctttgatttaaatgtcatgcagtactataaaatatgaagtgccgcatttatagcagcagaaggcgtcgtcagcctcatggtacaactgatttttgcactgtttgtgtcagtgagccgacaaatacaaagaaaaccgaattcacacatacatatacagtgccaagtgcactcctccttctgaaaacgcagccaccagttccaatgctgctgaaaggaaaggttatatagagtgcgagactgcatggaactaccacttatgactgtaagtatatgatctgctgattggagaggtagtcacatgctatttctagtctcttttagaagcattactaaaggatgaattaaaatcgaTTCATAAGTGAAGAATTTtacgcatccacagtttggttaaataacttgtgagaaaaagacatgtttacctggaatagcaaccttttttcctgctgcaaaactttccttcgaattaatgaaataactttgcagcgtcataatatattgtgtttctcgcaactacttgctggcagtggcgagttacactgtttatatccgactcattgggcgacaatactgccaaacaaaaatgcttcacgaacacaacacgtccctcgcagagaatagcaaccatatatgcctctgtgagacatgatcgcacctttgtggtcaaaatgtacattagaacgacaccaccatctcattaaaaaaaaagcctcggtacaaggcagcagc
Protein-coding sequences here:
- the LOC142577648 gene encoding uncharacterized protein LOC142577648, coding for MSAAISRRHENTTVVRHALDITTNPPRHPLYITQEGSCKDTRMGKSQCSATSRSAEEPMPKNQNTLACNLDKKTRTTQDVHFSAPSQLPEVTQTQATRDNACEIIGPDDESPQGANDISVAEVRPIPPEVTMTGDTAAIDTETAMSTAAATVYEASSGVSASAAVSEGTAPGLVEQHVCYHCDFFCSAYNSFAQHTKAFHHDCEPVFLCSKCKTKLDVITQYKHHFKICKHITVVASQLLPPQPAHIATTMWNIWWDTPLPH